One segment of Erigeron canadensis isolate Cc75 chromosome 2, C_canadensis_v1, whole genome shotgun sequence DNA contains the following:
- the LOC122589295 gene encoding 60S ribosomal protein L27-3, giving the protein MVKFLKPNKAVVVLNGRFAGRKAVIVKQFDDGTRDRPYGHCLVAGISKYPKKVIKKDSAKKTAKKSRVKAFIKLVNYNHIMPTRYTLDVDLKDIVTVDALQSRDKKVSACKETKARLEERFKTGKNRWFFSKLRF; this is encoded by the coding sequence ATGGTGAAGTTTCTGAAGCCAAACAAGGCGGTGGTGGTGCTGAACGGCCGATTCGCCGGCCGGAAAGCAGTGATCGTGAAACAATTCGACGACGGAACACGTGACCGTCCGTACGGCCACTGTTTAGTCGCCGGAATATCAAAATATCCCAAAAAAGTAATCAAAAAGGATTCAGCGAAAAAAACGGCCAAAAAATCGCGCGTGAAAGCTTTCATAAAGCTAGTGAATTACAATCATATCATGCCTACCAGATACACACTGGATGTCGATCTGAAAGATATTGTCACGGTCGACGCGCTTCAGTCGCGTGATAAGAAGGTGAGCGCGTGTAAGGAAACCAAGGCGCGTTTGGAGGAACGGTTTAAGACTGGCAAAAACAGGTGGTTTTTCTCCAAATTGAGGTTTTAG